The genome window GAAAAGACTTCAGTATGTTTCCAGATCGTGTGGCACAGGGAATTATACTACACCGCCATATTGATACCTTTACAGATACACATGCAGTCGTAAGGCAAAGCAAAGACTTGATCAGAGAAAAATACGGACACTGGAGCGGTGTTATTGTAGATATTTACTACGATCATTTTCTTGCGGCTAACTGGTCTGACTTTCATAAAACACCTTTAGCAGATTATGTGCAAGAATTTTATAATGATCTACAAGAACAGCATGCTATATTACCAGAGCGGGTTCAAAGGTTCTTACCTTATATGCTAGAACAAAACTGGTTGTATAATTATGCAACCGTAGAAGGTATTTCAAGGATTTTTGAACAAATGAATCACAGAACAAAAGGGAAAAGCAAGATGAACTTTGCTCCTATTGATTTACTAAAATACTACCAAGAACTGGAAGGGCATTTCAGACTATTTTTTGAGGATTTGAAATTACATGTGGAAGAACGCAGATTAGAAATATAAGAACACCAATTGATATGCCTAATTCCTATTTTAAAAAAACCACCATCATTACTTCGCTCTCTCACAAGTGAATCCGCTACCTTTAAAACTTCCCTACAAACCTGCAGTCTTTAAATCAATGCATAACTAATTTTAGGCCTTGTATATAAAACATAGGACGTACTGCTACAAATAAAACAAGTTGAAAACTACAGGCTTTTAAATTCTTTAAAATATTGAAGGACCGTCAAGTGATTGTCCTGAGTATAATCTAAATGAGTCACCAACCTTAACTTGCCTTGCCCCATATTGCTGATGATCAAGTTTTTTGAAACACAATAATCCATTACAGCTTTCTCATCTTTCACCTCAAAGATGACAATGTTAGTCTCTACCGGCTCTACTTTTACTACATAATCAAGAGAAGCGAGTAGGTTACCCAATTCTTGTGCCCTAGCGTTATCTTCTGCCAGTCTATCAAAATTGTGATCCAGCGCATAATTTGCTGCTGCTGCCATAAAGCCTATTTGTCGCATCCCGCCGCCTAAAACTTTACGTACACGCATCGCTTTTTTCATGATCTCTTTCTTACCGGTAAGAACGGTACCTAGTGGTGTTCCCATTCCTTTAGAAAAACAGACCGAAATAGTATCAAAAACTCCTCCATATTCTTTAGGATTTTGTCCAGTGGCCACCAGCGCATTCCATAAACGTGCGCCGTCCAGATGCAGTCCCAGACCATGTTTTATACAAACAGCTTTAATTTCTTGAAAGGTTTGAAAATCATAACATGCGCCACCACCTTTATTAGTGGTGTTTTCTAAACATACCAAAGAAGTCAATGGGCTGTGATAAAAATCTGGCGGATTGATCGCTGCTTCTACTTGAGCAGCGGTTACCATACCTCTGGATCCATCTAACAACTTACAAGAAACACCACTATTAAAAGAAACGCCACCACCTTCATAATTATAAACATGTGCATATTTATCGCATATCAACTGCTCTCCAGGTTGTGTGTGCATTTTAATCGCGGCTTGATTTGCCATACTTCCAGTAGGGAAAAATAATGCATCATCCATCCCAAATAGCTCTGCCACTCGCCTTTCTAATTCATTAACCGTTGGATCTTCCTTATAAACGTCGTCTCCTACTTCGGCATGGAACATGGCCTCCATCATTCCTTTGGAAGGTTTTGTTACTGTATCACTTCTTAAATCTATCATTTATTTATGGTTGTTAGTCTTTCGTGCCGCATTACTTCGATAAACTCATTACGAGCAAGTGCGGCATCAACTTTATGTGTTTCGCTTTCGCGAAAGCGATATTCATAAAAGCGCTATAAAAATAATATCTATACCACACACAAGCATGGATAAAAGCAACTAATTTAATTCTATTTTTGCAGTAGTTGAAAATGACCCTATGATCACTGCCGAACAGGTTAAAGAATTACAAGAACGCGTCCTAAAACTAAAGGATTACTTACAGATTGATGCCAAGAAAATTGAGATCACTAATCTAGAGGAGAAAACCTTTTCTCCAGATTTCTGGAACAAACCTAAAGATGCCGAAGTGATCATGAAACTATTGCGTAACAAAAAGCAATGGACCACAGACTATGCTACCGCTGTGACGCTTACAGAAGACCTAGAAGTGCTCTTTGAGTTTTTTAAAGAAGAGGAGGCTAGTGAAGAAGATGTCATGGCTAAGCACCAGGCCGCAAAAGACCTTATTGAAAAGCTAGAGTTTAAAAACATGCTTTCTAACGAAGGTGATGACATGAGCGCAGTGCTTCAAATAACTGCTGGAGCTGGTGGTACTGAATCTTGTGACTGGGCAGAGATGCTCATGAGAATGTACATGATGTGGGCAGAAAAGAACGGTTATAAAGTAAAAGAACTCAACTTTCAAGCTGGTGATGTTGCTGGTATTAAAACTGTCACGATAGAAATAGAAGGAGATTATAGTTTTGGCTGGTTAAAAAGTGAAAACGGTGTACACAGATTAGTGCGCATCTCGCCTTTTGATTCTAATGCAAAACGTCATACTTCTTTTGCCTCGGTTTATGTGTATCCGCTAGCAGACGATTCTATAGAAATAGATATCAACCCAGCAG of Nonlabens sp. Ci31 contains these proteins:
- a CDS encoding ACP phosphodiesterase; this encodes MNYLAHIYLSKEDKELRIGNFIADAVKGKDFSMFPDRVAQGIILHRHIDTFTDTHAVVRQSKDLIREKYGHWSGVIVDIYYDHFLAANWSDFHKTPLADYVQEFYNDLQEQHAILPERVQRFLPYMLEQNWLYNYATVEGISRIFEQMNHRTKGKSKMNFAPIDLLKYYQELEGHFRLFFEDLKLHVEERRLEI
- a CDS encoding threonine aldolase family protein; protein product: MIDLRSDTVTKPSKGMMEAMFHAEVGDDVYKEDPTVNELERRVAELFGMDDALFFPTGSMANQAAIKMHTQPGEQLICDKYAHVYNYEGGGVSFNSGVSCKLLDGSRGMVTAAQVEAAINPPDFYHSPLTSLVCLENTTNKGGGACYDFQTFQEIKAVCIKHGLGLHLDGARLWNALVATGQNPKEYGGVFDTISVCFSKGMGTPLGTVLTGKKEIMKKAMRVRKVLGGGMRQIGFMAAAANYALDHNFDRLAEDNARAQELGNLLASLDYVVKVEPVETNIVIFEVKDEKAVMDYCVSKNLIISNMGQGKLRLVTHLDYTQDNHLTVLQYFKEFKSL
- the prfB gene encoding peptide chain release factor 2, whose product is MITAEQVKELQERVLKLKDYLQIDAKKIEITNLEEKTFSPDFWNKPKDAEVIMKLLRNKKQWTTDYATAVTLTEDLEVLFEFFKEEEASEEDVMAKHQAAKDLIEKLEFKNMLSNEGDDMSAVLQITAGAGGTESCDWAEMLMRMYMMWAEKNGYKVKELNFQAGDVAGIKTVTIEIEGDYSFGWLKSENGVHRLVRISPFDSNAKRHTSFASVYVYPLADDSIEIDINPADIKWDFARSSGAGGQNVNKVETKAILTHHPSGIIIHNSETRSQLENREKAMQMLKSQLFEIELQKRNAARKEIEAGKMKIEWGSQIRNYVLHPYKLIKDVRTGHETGNTDAVLNGDLDAFLKAFLMEDGKEVPSDEL